The DNA region GTCAATAGATCATGCACTGCTAAGGTATGCCCTTCCACAGATCATTATTCTTGTTTCTTTGAATTACACAAGTACTTTCATTATTTTAGATCACACAGAtactgtaatttaaaatattcagaAGAGTAACTTTCCAACAGTAAATTTACACAGAAAACAATGCTGACTGACAAGATGCATGACAGCAAAAGAATATCAATGTCTATCAGTTTACGCACCTCGTATTTGTTAGTCCTCGTTACTTTGGAGTCCTCGTTACTTTGGGAGATAAATATCCGTGCCTTCTCCAATAACAAGCCAATGCCCCCTGGAATATTTGGCTTCCATAAAAGGGGGTGGCATGACCACGTGGGCCCCCTTTAAATCGGGTGATTCTAgtagggtttttttcttcagaaaaagtcattaatgaaaatatcggttttttttttactttaaaggatttgatttaatattttcacatattaaaaaaaaacaaagtgataactataatttaatacaaatattgatttatttagaaAACCAATACACATAGGGCACTTAGTTTCGTTTAGACTTGTTACTTCCAAAAGAGGAGTGGAATATTTTCACGAGTAGATTTCCGGCGTCGCGCAATTTAAACCACCCTGAAATACTAGTACGCAATTGTTATGCAAAAATCCAACAGAAATAGATGCGTAGATCTAGAGTAGCTACGACAAAGAAGAGATTTTaagcaaagtacatgtatatcctatacCCTCagattgtacatatatttattgtgACATTTCATAACAGAAtacttgacacatgtcagaaaaaaaaagagaagggAAATGAAACCGTTCGATGTACATCTTTTCCAAAATTAGAAAATGCCTTACTTTTACTTCCATTTTCAAGAGTTTGTCAATAAAGACGCATACTTTGCCAGAAAACAAATCTGACATCACCTCAcgaaagaagatgggggaataagatggcgcaaatgcccattcggtttagtagtgaaatacaattttgaatttatttttcccaaattaaatatattcaaatatattataatacaactttgcaaaggcaaaatttctaactatagtcagtttttaatatatttaacaaaaaataagaaaaaaaaatattttcggaaattttggtgttatcgaacccgtaacataaaaaccctagatatataagcttagcttatgccaggtactCAAACCACTGAGACATTTCAGACACAACCAAGttggctttttaaatattatgtgtgactaaggccacgaactaccggattgtattattttttcaaaacgttcaattgttgggatacaaaaataatgtatagtgggtcatctctccacgtttttattgattgaaatcggtttgttttccaatagaccttaattagattatgagaaaaatatggagcacagacccactctataataGAAAATGctttgaagttctaaaaaatgacagtatttgcagcttttgatacgtatacgcctgtttgagtcaacatattccaagtattgaacatacctacaggttaaaaatcaatgatatgttaaatatatattgttttaaatgatttttaaaaaatccatcagatttattgatactttaatttttcagtagcctgtccgaccgcgtatgggcattttacaagccttatccacccatcttctttgaacCAAAAAGAGATGTCCCTCGTTGCTAACCAGAAGCGAGTAccggagctatgaaccctaATGTTAACACTATACCGcttatggaaaatgcattagttgCTGTACACTAagatcatatttttttcctcttGTGGTTTTTAACAAATGCAATAAGGTTTAAATTGATTGAATTATTCTATAACATGGTACCAGTAACATCGATATCCGGtaataattcaatttattaCATTATTCCGTGTAATATGGACAAGTTTGCCTCGTTTATTCTtcagatgttttttttataaaaccatGAATACTTCCTGATTTATAAATGTATGCAACTACACAAATGAAGAAATATGATCCCAAAAATATTACGTTGTCTAAAAAGTCTTCTGTTTTCTTTTTACGTTTGTTGCAAACCACGGTTTGCTTTtgatggcattttttttttggttttatatgACGCCAACTTTGTATTATTGTATTAAACTGTTATATCATACTCAGTGCATGTATATTAACAGGGGAGATTATTAACTAAAGTGTAAAGACTCTTGTCGTTAATTTTATGCAAgttgttgtaaaataatatCCTCATATATTGGTTAATTTCTAGtcatttaatgaaattaaattcgAAGCCAGATCAGAAagtattacataaaaaaaattttcggTAAATATCCCCGCGAGATCCATTTCTAcagtataattataaatatatatctaaaaaaaaaattgaaaaatagatttttttaatcgTAAACAGTAATCAATGGTAATTCACTTCATTGTATAAGtgtattaaattaatatttagagAATGGGTTCATTTTATTAACTGAATTgatcaataaaatattgataatttatttgtGTAAACATATTTAGGTAATGGCAGTTGATGGAAATTCTTGTATATGGACACTGTATTTAGAATACATTATTCTCATTTTtcatatcaacttttttttttgggggggggggggtcagtgatgatacatattttcactttagcatattttttttaccaacttTACATATTCGATAACATTTTTATAGCAATTtcagcaaatatgtttattaatactgcattttcatcattaatttttcttaaaagatGTGATCAGGGCCTTTTGGTTTATAAAGAATTATAcgataaaacttttaattagtATCTTTTTTTACTGAAATTACACTGGATACAACATTTGAACATATCTGAATGTGTGGTGCGCGTGTTTGTTTCGCGTGCGTTTGTTAGTGTGtgttttaagagagagagagagagagagagagagagagagagagagagagttttctatatatctattttgaatatgtttcaaacaatctttattttaaaatcaatcaatttaCAGTATATTCCATAGGAAGTCTTGTACTTTACAGACGCTCATTGTCCATTGTTGTATTTTTGAAGGGTGGGTACCAGTTCTGTAAAAAAGCAAACCCGAATCATAAACAGTACAAAACACATTCAAAGTACTGAAGCAAGGGagatgatttaattgattattatttaaggattaaggaatcattcttttatcattatgagtgataattttggtcggggcttGGTCAAATCCATTACAGCCCAAAGgtctttatgatagatttgaccacgcgccgaccaattattacctcataatattcaaaaaatgttttcttattacttaaatttacattatttccaatttctacagtttaaaacaatattttaaaataactttttttaatgtagcacatgctagtatgtattactacgcggtgCAGCCAATAACGtgtttcggttatgctatatgacccgcccattttgtgtcgctcatcttttatgaaattattgggttataggtttcaaaattgattcgtaatgctATCACAGACAAACACAgttgaaaatgttaatatttatttcaaaatcacgATAAGTAACTTCGCATGACAATTAAGTAGTATCTTGGTTGTGTTTGAATGGTTAGTCTTCACTTAGTATTTTTTTGTCTAATGTGAATTATTGGGCTTCTCCGATAAGAATTCCGAACTGTAGACGGAAACTCGGAAATTGGTGGTGGTTAATAACATCCCcgcgaataagcaaaaaaaccaacaatccacaaaaattggccccgcgaattatgatatcataaaaatattattaagcTACATGTGTTTAGACACACGATTCTACCTCTTTCATCCAGACTGCCGTCCCCGTCAATGTCCCCGTCTTTCAGGAATCGATTTGCTGCAGAATATGCGGTATCGAAATCGAAGTTGatgaaatacatgaaaaagttTTGGATTTCTTCCCCTGAGAGACGGCCGTTGTGATCCGAGTCCCCGAATTCCATCATCATTGCATGTTCAGTGGCCAAATCCTGTGATCTCTGCATCAACATAGAAAACTATCAATTGAATGTTTGACCATAACGTTTCCATATTTATCGTAAAAATTATGAACGTTTTATTGGCCAAGATACAgatataatatttatacatgtataacacatGTTCTCATATATTCAGATAGGGGAACAAAATCAACCATTGATTAAAATAGCTTAGATTTTTCTAAATTGTTTCACAAGATACCGGTATATCCTTGTGTGTCCATATTTCGACAATCTTAATCTATACATGTAAGTCTTCATTACTTACGATATGAGCAGTAGTTTTCAAATTCAAGatgtttataatgaaaaaagcAACCATAGCTTGCTTTTTTAACATAAGCCGATTAACCTTTTTGCATTTCGTTACTTCCACTCACAGAGTATAAATTCATCAACAAAATAACAGGTGCCGCTGTAACGACAAAAAGTAACGACGAAAAGTGACCCCCATAGAATAATGACCCAGAGGTCAAATTTCTATGGAGAAAACTGACCCAGAGTCAGTATACTATGACAAGTAG from Crassostrea angulata isolate pt1a10 chromosome 7, ASM2561291v2, whole genome shotgun sequence includes:
- the LOC128155556 gene encoding uncharacterized protein LOC128155556, which translates into the protein MKLFAICVAVVWLTWFSAESHLPLHQILSRRSQDLATEHAMMMEFGDSDHNGRLSGEEIQNFFMYFINFDFDTAYSAANRFLKDGDIDGDGSLDERELVPTLQKYNNGQ